One part of the Thermoplasmata archaeon genome encodes these proteins:
- a CDS encoding DUF5679 domain-containing protein produces the protein MVQGYCVKCRAKREISNAVAVKLKNGKPAMKGKCPVCGTTIMRIGAAK, from the coding sequence ATGGTGCAAGGTTACTGCGTGAAGTGCCGAGCAAAGCGGGAAATCAGTAACGCCGTCGCGGTCAAGTTGAAGAACGGAAAGCCCGCGATGAAAGGCAAGTGTCCCGTCTGCGGCACGACGATCATGCGGATCGGTGCGGCGAAATAG